In the [Clostridium] colinum genome, one interval contains:
- a CDS encoding COG1361 S-layer family protein, whose protein sequence is MKFLKIFLLAIIFINSSFSLAFASESSDQASNSKPTLKMGGNNAYSIEVGKDTQVTIPIVNTSADIAYDVFIKAKPGENSPVTVNFLNSSDRTDKILRGGSHNVSLSINVERNATTGKYPITLEYNFTSIDKQTFTGSDTFYIKVDNGSVVPTVALSNLKVSKDSVLVGESFDITASLENVSGLEANSVNVEIVGLEENNMSITGGTSNVFLSKMAPNTKQPISFKLSTTNLTKEGANKITIKTTYSDVTGKEYTKDYFVYVTVSKTDSIKGNPELKITSLIAPTGTFNVSQSGTFKLKIKNVSNVVAKNIKVSTKLPENIVPTSTNTLFISEILPNQEKELSFSVAPTASAVTQTYSIGFLVEYSGNKTPSIEPNSTPNNIVIEQYAGLNVNNPTPKKEGETAKTSVPKIIISRYESTPTIVEAGKSFKLSMNFKNTHQSKVVKNIKIYLSVDDKTEEKGNVFAPDNSSTTYFIDSIAPKQEVTHTFNLFAVPDAKPRSYTINVNFEYEDEQANEYKSTEFVGVNVKQQANLELSEITKPEGGSVSTPMNISFQLYNTGKVTLSNLMIRLEGEGIDTSSATNFIGNFEPGATEYYDGNFIPMEVGDKNLKLIITYNDTDGKEVKKVEEFKINVEEMPVEENIDIENNIEETNKKFPVKIIAIICAIAVVVGIGIFIFIKKSKAKKELDFND, encoded by the coding sequence ATGAAATTTTTAAAAATATTTTTATTAGCTATTATTTTTATAAATAGCAGTTTTTCACTAGCTTTTGCAAGTGAATCATCAGATCAAGCTTCTAATAGTAAACCAACATTAAAAATGGGTGGTAATAATGCATATAGTATAGAAGTAGGAAAAGATACACAGGTTACTATACCAATAGTAAATACATCGGCAGATATAGCTTATGATGTATTTATAAAGGCAAAACCTGGAGAAAATTCTCCAGTTACAGTAAATTTTTTAAATAGCTCAGATAGAACAGATAAAATATTAAGAGGTGGTAGCCACAATGTATCTTTATCTATAAATGTAGAAAGAAATGCAACAACAGGAAAATACCCAATAACACTAGAATATAACTTTACAAGTATAGATAAACAAACATTTACAGGAAGTGATACTTTTTATATAAAGGTAGACAATGGTAGTGTAGTACCAACGGTAGCTTTAAGTAACTTAAAAGTGTCTAAAGATAGCGTATTAGTAGGTGAATCTTTTGACATTACAGCTAGCTTAGAAAATGTATCAGGATTAGAGGCAAATAGTGTAAATGTAGAGATTGTAGGGTTAGAAGAAAATAATATGTCTATTACTGGCGGTACAAGCAATGTATTTTTATCTAAAATGGCACCTAATACAAAACAACCAATATCTTTTAAATTATCAACAACAAATCTTACAAAAGAAGGTGCTAATAAGATAACAATAAAAACTACATATAGTGATGTTACAGGTAAAGAATATACAAAAGACTATTTTGTGTATGTAACAGTTTCTAAAACAGACAGTATAAAAGGTAACCCAGAGTTAAAAATAACAAGTCTTATAGCACCAACAGGAACATTTAATGTATCTCAAAGTGGTACATTTAAATTAAAAATAAAAAATGTATCTAACGTTGTGGCAAAAAATATAAAAGTTTCTACTAAATTGCCAGAAAATATTGTGCCAACATCTACTAATACATTATTTATAAGTGAAATTTTACCAAACCAAGAAAAAGAGTTATCTTTTAGCGTTGCACCAACAGCAAGTGCGGTTACTCAAACATATTCTATTGGATTTTTAGTAGAGTATAGTGGGAATAAAACACCATCTATCGAGCCTAATTCAACGCCAAATAATATTGTTATAGAGCAATATGCAGGGCTTAATGTAAATAACCCAACACCGAAAAAAGAAGGAGAAACTGCGAAAACATCTGTACCTAAAATAATTATTAGTAGATACGAATCAACTCCTACTATTGTTGAGGCAGGTAAGAGTTTTAAGTTGTCTATGAATTTTAAAAATACACATCAATCTAAAGTAGTAAAAAATATAAAAATATATTTATCAGTAGATGATAAAACAGAAGAAAAAGGAAATGTATTTGCACCAGATAATTCTAGCACTACATATTTTATAGATAGCATAGCTCCAAAACAAGAGGTAACACATACTTTTAATCTATTTGCAGTTCCAGATGCAAAGCCAAGGTCTTATACAATAAATGTAAATTTTGAATATGAAGATGAACAAGCTAATGAATATAAATCTACAGAATTTGTAGGTGTAAATGTTAAGCAACAGGCAAATCTTGAGCTTAGTGAAATAACAAAGCCAGAGGGAGGAAGTGTTTCTACTCCTATGAACATAAGTTTTCAGCTTTATAACACAGGTAAGGTAACTTTATCTAATCTTATGATAAGGCTAGAAGGTGAAGGGATAGATACATCTAGTGCGACTAATTTTATAGGAAACTTTGAACCAGGTGCAACAGAATATTATGACGGTAATTTTATACCTATGGAAGTAGGAGATAAAAACTTAAAGCTTATTATTACATATAATGATACAGATGGAAAAGAAGTAAAAAAAGTAGAAGAATTTAAAATAAATGTGGAAGAAATGCCTGTAGAAGAAAACATTGATATAGAAAATAACATAGAAGAAACAAATAAAAAATTTCCAGTAAAAATTATTGCTATAATATGTGCGATAGCTGTCGTTGTTGGTATTGGTATTTTTATATTTATAAAAAAATCCAAAGCCAAAAAGGAGTTGGATTTTAATGACTAG
- a CDS encoding helix-hairpin-helix domain-containing protein produces the protein MKFLKNTILSILIFSMIFCFNIPTYAKEINEITENNISATVLQVLDGDTIQVKLPNNDTAYVKLKGVNTKGFDTSYEYLTSSLLGQNVTLTKDGYSYDGSKFNYMIVYCNGRNINNELIQNGYAVIDTSQGKTNSYNNLLASQDSAKQNSLGMWRFENNNYSSITGSSSSNIIQTNDKVNINTATKSQLEKLLKGISSDLSREIIKYREKNPFSNIQEIKFVKGFTKKIYDQNKHALTVCTNINKANEFELKTLNELSDDNIQKIMNKRDKKEFTSVSDLSSVISKDTYNKISDYISTKDVSNIDVSKSYARANISLSSKYYLTNADVSYYLADDIINYRKNGYTYKTLMEISKLGTNNITEQDIHYLQDNLNVFTNLNTENIHELNSVFSKTNAEKIKNKKFYQKSEVKDIIGSTDYDKFKDALCVDKNKDEYVNINTATKEQMYAQGINSTEAYNIIQKRPIRHSGQLPFNVSHINNKISLYTNINTASKLELRSLNNGISDTLIDKIIKYREDDNFGSLQELEEFFKANNASNVYNNIKSYIVVR, from the coding sequence ATGAAATTTTTAAAAAATACAATTTTAAGTATTTTAATCTTTAGTATGATATTTTGTTTTAATATACCTACATATGCTAAAGAAATTAACGAAATAACTGAAAACAATATTTCTGCTACTGTTTTACAAGTTTTAGATGGAGATACAATACAAGTTAAACTGCCAAACAATGATACAGCTTATGTTAAATTAAAAGGAGTAAATACAAAAGGCTTTGATACAAGTTATGAATATTTAACAAGCTCTTTGTTAGGTCAAAATGTTACCCTTACAAAAGATGGTTATTCTTATGACGGTAGTAAATTTAACTATATGATAGTATATTGTAACGGTAGAAATATAAATAACGAACTTATACAAAATGGATATGCTGTAATAGACACTTCTCAAGGAAAAACTAATTCATACAACAATCTTTTAGCTTCTCAAGATAGTGCAAAACAAAATTCACTTGGTATGTGGAGATTTGAAAACAACAATTACTCTAGTATTACTGGCTCTAGTAGTAGTAATATTATACAAACTAATGATAAAGTAAACATTAACACTGCTACAAAATCTCAGTTAGAAAAACTTTTAAAAGGTATATCTAGCGACCTTTCTAGAGAAATTATAAAATATAGAGAGAAAAATCCTTTTTCTAACATACAAGAAATAAAATTTGTTAAAGGCTTTACTAAAAAAATATATGACCAAAATAAACACGCTTTAACAGTTTGTACAAATATTAATAAAGCTAATGAATTTGAATTAAAAACATTAAATGAATTATCTGATGACAATATTCAAAAAATAATGAATAAACGTGATAAAAAAGAATTTACTTCCGTTAGTGATTTATCTAGTGTTATATCAAAAGATACATATAACAAAATATCTGATTATATATCTACTAAAGATGTATCTAACATTGATGTAAGCAAAAGTTATGCTAGAGCTAATATATCCTTATCTAGTAAATATTATCTTACAAATGCTGATGTTTCTTATTATTTAGCAGATGATATTATAAATTATAGAAAAAATGGATATACATACAAAACTTTAATGGAAATTTCTAAGCTTGGCACAAATAATATTACTGAACAAGATATACATTATTTACAAGACAACCTTAATGTATTTACCAACTTAAATACAGAAAATATACACGAATTAAACTCTGTATTTAGTAAAACAAATGCGGAAAAAATCAAAAATAAAAAGTTTTACCAAAAATCTGAAGTAAAAGATATAATAGGTTCAACAGATTATGACAAATTTAAAGATGCCCTTTGCGTTGATAAAAATAAAGATGAATATGTAAACATTAATACTGCTACAAAAGAACAAATGTATGCTCAAGGTATAAATTCAACAGAGGCCTACAACATAATACAAAAAAGACCTATAAGACATTCAGGTCAATTACCTTTTAATGTGTCGCATATTAATAATAAAATTAGCCTATATACAAATATAAATACAGCATCTAAGCTAGAACTTCGTTCGTTAAACAACGGTATTTCAGATACTTTAATAGATAAAATTATTAAATATAGAGAAGATGATAATTTTGGTTCTTTACAAGAGTTAGAAGAATTTTTTAAAGCTAATAATGCTTCAAATGTTTATAACAATATTAAAAGTTATATTGTAGTAAGATAA
- a CDS encoding ABC transporter ATP-binding protein yields the protein MGNEKIVALDNISINFKKGKIYCLLGTSGSGKSTLLNMIAGLERCTKGNIIFKGKNIEKMNEEGLAIFRQKYLGFVFQAYNLLPTLTALENVTLPLVFMGINKKTREKRAKEMLKAVGLESRLKHKPSEMSGGQQQRVSIARAFVNNPEIIFADEPTGNLDTKTTYEMMNLITSKSREHNQTLIIVTHDLEIAEYADEIVYLKDGHIIKIETNENPKKEVIYNQNE from the coding sequence ATGGGTAATGAAAAAATAGTTGCTTTAGACAATATTAGTATAAATTTTAAGAAAGGTAAAATATATTGTCTTTTAGGCACATCTGGGTCTGGTAAATCTACATTGTTAAATATGATAGCAGGGTTAGAAAGATGTACAAAAGGAAATATAATATTTAAAGGTAAAAATATTGAAAAAATGAATGAAGAAGGGCTTGCTATATTTAGGCAAAAATACCTTGGGTTTGTTTTTCAAGCATATAACCTTTTACCAACATTAACAGCGCTTGAAAATGTTACATTACCTCTTGTTTTTATGGGTATAAACAAAAAAACTAGAGAAAAAAGAGCAAAAGAAATGCTAAAAGCAGTAGGGCTTGAAAGCAGGCTAAAGCATAAGCCTTCAGAAATGAGTGGAGGACAACAACAAAGAGTTAGTATAGCTAGAGCATTTGTAAATAATCCAGAAATAATATTTGCAGATGAACCAACAGGTAATTTAGATACAAAAACAACATATGAAATGATGAACCTTATAACAAGTAAATCAAGAGAACATAATCAAACTCTTATAATTGTTACACATGATTTAGAAATAGCAGAATATGCTGATGAAATAGTATATTTAAAAGATGGGCATATAATTAAAATAGAGACTAATGAAAACCCTAAAAAAGAAGTTATATATAACCAAAATGAATAG
- a CDS encoding globin domain-containing protein, giving the protein MLDSKTIEIIKSTVPVLQERGVEITKYFYKTMFENNPEVKPMFDMDKQKSGEQPVALANAILAAAKNIDNLEAIMPAVKSIGERHVEVGVLAEHYPIVGKNLLIAIKDMLGDAATDEVMEAWEKTYNVLADVFINVEKDMYDSKK; this is encoded by the coding sequence ATGTTAGATTCAAAAACTATTGAAATTATTAAAAGTACAGTTCCTGTTTTACAAGAAAGAGGAGTAGAAATTACAAAATATTTTTACAAAACAATGTTTGAAAACAATCCAGAAGTTAAACCTATGTTTGATATGGATAAGCAAAAATCAGGAGAACAACCAGTAGCACTTGCTAATGCTATTTTAGCGGCAGCTAAAAATATTGATAATTTAGAAGCTATTATGCCAGCGGTAAAATCTATTGGAGAAAGACACGTAGAAGTTGGTGTTTTAGCAGAACATTATCCAATAGTTGGTAAAAATTTACTTATAGCTATAAAGGATATGCTAGGAGATGCTGCAACAGACGAAGTTATGGAAGCTTGGGAAAAAACATATAATGTTTTAGCTGATGTATTTATAAATGTAGAAAAAGATATGTATGATTCTAAAAAATAA
- a CDS encoding SurA N-terminal domain-containing protein: protein MRKHKRGKKYYKYRNYIIIFILVVISFIGILYTFKYFNKSKDYVLKINREYISKEEFLLYLDEQEKIFEEIGGVDIWETDFDGIPAKEVAKNNTIDYIIFLKSVVYQANNLGIFLTEEEKQNCDKEAILVKKDIESRKPNVIIPLDICKKFKREMLIEQKVYEYITDSFVVDEKDFQKYFNNYMEKNINIINKINLDYIFIKNNDTFDAKKEAENIAKSINFNTNFKDIKEKPFIEVYQNITLERNMFNKNIEDKIYKLSEKSISSVIEDRDGFYIFKINKIIKPNVNEIEEIIREDYILDKKSEIYSLQTKNWVSNIKVQKNSEILSNI, encoded by the coding sequence ATGAGAAAGCATAAAAGAGGCAAAAAATATTATAAATATAGAAATTATATAATTATTTTTATTTTAGTTGTTATAAGTTTTATAGGCATCTTATATACGTTTAAATATTTTAATAAAAGTAAAGATTATGTTTTAAAAATTAATAGAGAATACATATCAAAAGAAGAATTTTTATTATATTTAGATGAACAAGAAAAGATTTTTGAAGAAATAGGTGGTGTAGATATATGGGAAACAGATTTTGATGGGATACCTGCTAAAGAGGTAGCTAAAAATAATACAATAGATTATATAATATTTTTAAAATCTGTAGTTTATCAAGCTAATAATTTAGGTATATTTTTAACAGAAGAAGAAAAACAAAATTGTGATAAAGAAGCTATATTAGTAAAAAAAGATATAGAAAGCCGTAAACCTAATGTTATTATACCATTAGATATATGCAAAAAATTTAAAAGAGAAATGTTAATAGAACAAAAAGTATATGAATATATAACAGATAGTTTTGTTGTAGATGAAAAGGACTTTCAAAAATATTTTAATAACTATATGGAAAAAAATATTAATATTATTAATAAAATAAACTTAGATTATATTTTTATAAAAAATAATGATACTTTTGATGCTAAAAAAGAAGCAGAAAATATAGCTAAAAGTATTAATTTTAATACAAATTTTAAAGATATAAAAGAAAAACCTTTTATTGAGGTTTATCAAAATATAACTTTAGAAAGAAATATGTTTAATAAAAATATAGAAGATAAAATTTATAAATTAAGTGAAAAAAGTATAAGTAGTGTAATAGAAGATAGAGATGGATTTTATATATTTAAAATAAATAAAATAATAAAGCCTAATGTAAATGAAATAGAAGAAATTATTAGAGAAGATTATATTTTAGATAAAAAAAGTGAAATATATAGTCTTCAAACCAAAAATTGGGTTAGTAATATAAAAGTACAAAAAAATAGTGAAATTTTGTCGAATATATGA
- the grpE gene encoding nucleotide exchange factor GrpE — translation MEKDIEQNEITKQQDEDTQEQITEEIVEELSQNDLKDRLEKAEASSKEYLDKLQRSMAEFDNFRKRTNLEKASMYENGTRDAIEKLLPILDNFERAILSTTDEDKESAMFKGIDMIFNQMVETFKNMGIEEVAGVGESFDPNIHNAVLHIEDDTLGENVVAEVMQKGYKYKDKVIRPSMVKVAN, via the coding sequence ATGGAAAAAGACATTGAACAAAACGAAATAACTAAGCAACAAGATGAAGATACACAAGAACAAATAACTGAAGAAATTGTTGAAGAATTAAGCCAAAATGACTTAAAAGATAGACTTGAAAAAGCAGAAGCATCTTCTAAAGAATATTTAGATAAGCTCCAAAGAAGTATGGCAGAATTTGATAATTTTAGAAAGAGAACAAATTTAGAAAAAGCCTCTATGTATGAAAATGGTACAAGAGATGCTATTGAAAAATTACTACCTATATTAGATAACTTTGAAAGAGCAATTTTATCTACTACAGATGAAGATAAAGAAAGTGCTATGTTTAAAGGTATAGATATGATATTTAACCAAATGGTTGAAACATTTAAAAATATGGGTATAGAAGAAGTTGCCGGTGTTGGCGAAAGCTTTGACCCTAACATACACAATGCCGTGCTTCATATAGAAGATGATACATTAGGCGAAAATGTTGTAGCCGAAGTTATGCAAAAAGGATATAAATATAAAGATAAAGTTATACGTCCTAGTATGGTTAAAGTTGCAAATTAA
- a CDS encoding ABC transporter permease, whose protein sequence is MTSIDIIKMALKNLAKRKLRTSLTILSVVIGASSIIIMVSLGIALDESFDKQIQQMGNITNIEVNANYNGKTGITTDNINQFKQLEGVQAVTPILRTELRILLNGDKYVGSFSALGIDPSTADLLGYTAIEGRGLNEEDSGTYNVLVNPLIEYGFSKKGKGEPYPKWIPDEDEITPDMEKRELLNQKITITTDKNYGNSRKYLENGSDIRNNLKHKTYKANIVGIANKPEMYGENYVIVPLDTLEKIKKQIDKTYSGSSSTNNTKAGYERVIIKCKDIEVVQEVMNQVKDIGEFNVYSPIEYITSAKKTNANIQVLLGAIGGISLFIAAIGITNTMVMAIYERTREIGIMKVIGARVSDIKKLFLLEAILIGFLGGGIGVLFSHLLSFTINKAGPFIVSKIGIISIATSGDEVAKISSIPFWLSISSLIFASFIGLISGYFPAKRAVKIEALKAIKSE, encoded by the coding sequence ATGACTAGTATTGATATAATAAAAATGGCATTAAAAAACTTAGCAAAAAGAAAATTAAGAACGAGCCTTACTATATTAAGTGTTGTTATAGGAGCTAGTTCTATTATAATAATGGTATCTTTAGGGATTGCTTTAGATGAAAGCTTTGATAAGCAAATACAACAAATGGGCAATATAACTAATATAGAGGTAAATGCTAATTATAATGGAAAAACAGGTATAACAACAGATAATATAAATCAATTTAAACAATTAGAAGGTGTTCAAGCCGTAACACCTATATTAAGAACAGAATTAAGAATTTTATTAAATGGAGATAAATATGTAGGATCTTTTAGTGCACTAGGTATAGACCCTTCTACTGCCGATCTATTAGGATATACAGCAATAGAAGGAAGAGGATTAAATGAAGAAGACAGTGGAACATATAATGTTTTAGTAAATCCACTTATAGAATATGGATTTAGCAAAAAGGGCAAAGGTGAGCCTTATCCTAAATGGATACCTGATGAAGATGAAATAACACCCGATATGGAAAAAAGAGAACTTTTAAACCAAAAAATAACTATTACAACAGATAAAAATTATGGTAATAGTAGAAAATATTTAGAAAATGGTTCGGATATAAGAAATAATTTAAAGCATAAAACATATAAAGCAAATATTGTAGGTATTGCTAATAAACCAGAAATGTATGGAGAAAACTATGTTATAGTACCCCTTGATACACTTGAAAAAATAAAAAAACAAATAGATAAAACATATTCAGGCTCTTCATCGACAAATAATACAAAAGCAGGGTATGAAAGAGTTATTATAAAATGTAAAGATATAGAAGTAGTGCAAGAAGTAATGAATCAAGTAAAGGATATAGGAGAATTTAACGTATATTCTCCTATAGAATATATTACATCTGCCAAAAAAACTAATGCAAACATACAAGTATTGTTAGGGGCAATAGGTGGTATATCACTTTTTATTGCAGCAATAGGTATAACTAATACTATGGTTATGGCAATATATGAAAGAACAAGAGAAATAGGTATAATGAAAGTAATAGGGGCTAGAGTATCAGACATAAAAAAACTATTTCTTTTAGAGGCAATATTAATAGGCTTTTTAGGTGGAGGTATAGGAGTTTTATTTAGTCATTTGCTTTCATTTACAATAAATAAAGCAGGACCTTTTATAGTTAGTAAGATAGGTATAATTAGTATAGCCACATCTGGAGATGAAGTAGCTAAAATATCATCTATACCTTTTTGGCTTAGCATATCGTCTTTAATATTTGCAAGCTTTATAGGGCTTATATCTGGTTACTTTCCTGCAAAAAGAGCAGTTAAGATAGAGGCTTTAAAAGCTATAAAATCTGAGTAA
- the hrcA gene encoding heat-inducible transcriptional repressor HrcA has translation MRLNDRKIKILEALITDYIETGEPIGSRTIAKKYDLGISSATIRNELSDLEDLGLVIQPHASSGRIPSDKGYRLYVDTLMEHRDLSKEEVDFLKDIVVNNINHMDYLMEQTARALSTLTNYATVISKPKVEQEEIKHIQLVPLDESSIIAIVITKNKNVKNYIIPVDKEFFVQDLLSIASTINNIINEFSLDEIKNQINKDKQNIISEGEQIIVKVFEQIFKDDNEEKIKFYTSGINNILDFKEFSNIEKAKPIFQSLEEKDMLINILSGNNENNNSIQILIGGENSVEEFKDCSIVKTEYKIAGATGTIGIIAPTRMDYAKTISLLDEIVKNINNVLKTLSSD, from the coding sequence TTGAGATTAAATGATAGAAAAATTAAAATATTAGAAGCTCTTATTACAGATTATATAGAAACCGGAGAACCTATTGGATCTCGTACAATTGCCAAAAAATACGATTTAGGTATTAGCAGTGCTACTATAAGAAATGAGCTAAGCGACTTAGAAGATTTAGGACTTGTGATACAGCCACATGCTTCTTCTGGACGTATACCTTCTGACAAAGGATATAGGTTATATGTAGATACTCTTATGGAACATAGAGACCTTAGTAAAGAAGAAGTAGACTTTTTAAAAGATATTGTTGTAAACAATATAAATCATATGGATTATCTTATGGAACAAACTGCTAGAGCTTTATCTACTCTTACAAATTATGCAACAGTTATTAGTAAGCCAAAAGTTGAACAAGAAGAAATTAAACATATTCAACTTGTTCCTTTAGACGAAAGTTCTATTATTGCTATTGTTATTACAAAAAATAAAAATGTAAAAAATTATATAATACCTGTAGATAAAGAATTTTTTGTACAAGATTTATTAAGTATAGCTTCTACTATAAACAACATAATTAACGAATTTTCCTTAGATGAAATTAAAAATCAAATTAATAAAGATAAACAAAATATTATATCTGAAGGAGAACAAATAATAGTTAAAGTTTTTGAACAAATATTTAAAGACGATAACGAAGAAAAAATTAAGTTTTATACAAGTGGTATAAACAATATATTAGATTTTAAAGAATTTAGTAATATAGAAAAAGCTAAACCAATTTTTCAATCTTTAGAAGAAAAGGATATGCTTATAAATATATTAAGTGGCAATAATGAAAATAACAATTCTATCCAAATACTAATAGGCGGAGAAAACTCTGTTGAAGAATTTAAAGATTGTAGCATTGTAAAAACAGAATATAAAATAGCTGGTGCTACTGGAACAATAGGCATTATAGCTCCAACTCGTATGGACTATGCAAAAACTATTAGTCTTTTAGATGAAATTGTTAAAAATATAAATAATGTTTTAAAAACCTTATCATCTGATTGA
- a CDS encoding stalk domain-containing protein, whose product MKKFISGLLIGGIITTSVTAFAANMVNMQAVYSIKSLIVNGVDTGKGNTAFVSNGTTYVPLRTVSDALGHKISWDSNTKTIYINTNDNVNNSGEPTDLPPVNNNSTPNKQGATSSSNNSWKGKKLISIETAKNAAIKAVGGGNVISQESDINDNDDLPTYDFKISKNNKIYEVEVNALTGQVKDFDID is encoded by the coding sequence ATGAAAAAATTTATTAGTGGTTTATTAATTGGAGGTATTATAACAACTTCTGTTACAGCTTTTGCTGCTAATATGGTAAATATGCAAGCAGTTTATTCTATAAAAAGCCTTATTGTAAATGGTGTTGATACAGGAAAAGGAAACACTGCATTTGTAAGTAATGGTACAACATATGTTCCGTTAAGAACTGTAAGTGATGCATTAGGACACAAAATTTCTTGGGATTCTAATACAAAAACTATTTATATAAATACAAATGATAATGTAAATAATAGCGGTGAACCTACAGATTTACCACCAGTAAATAATAATTCTACACCAAATAAACAAGGGGCAACATCTTCTTCTAACAATAGTTGGAAAGGTAAAAAATTAATTAGTATAGAAACAGCTAAAAATGCAGCTATTAAAGCTGTTGGTGGTGGAAATGTTATTTCTCAAGAATCAGATATTAATGACAATGATGATTTACCAACATATGATTTTAAAATATCTAAAAATAATAAAATTTATGAAGTAGAAGTTAATGCTTTAACTGGACAAGTTAAAGATTTTGATATAGATTAA